Proteins encoded within one genomic window of Citrobacter amalonaticus Y19:
- a CDS encoding winged helix-turn-helix domain-containing protein has product MHWIINDNIEFRPDSKKLISVTNPEINVVLTTPASRCLLLLLEASPDVVTQQEFFKKVWEDEGMLVPANTLYQNISIVRRGLRAVGETDQILVATVPRKGFQIDKSVRITRVAAAQATEATDTLQGEDELDVEYDTDAGPELTPEDTALPARTVTVSQRSRLPFFVGIIAMLAAFFIGAIGTNVVWHFNDTKPFFAGYTFVEQDKGCHFYTTDDSHDNKNSYARFKALILGSGLDCEKYPWVYFPLSQTSPGLAVLVCRKNYLKSAVPGCITLSFRGAGSE; this is encoded by the coding sequence ATGCACTGGATTATTAACGATAATATTGAATTCAGACCAGACAGTAAAAAGTTAATTTCGGTTACTAATCCGGAAATTAACGTCGTTTTGACAACGCCTGCCAGCCGTTGTCTGCTTTTGCTGCTCGAAGCGTCACCGGACGTGGTCACTCAGCAAGAGTTTTTCAAAAAGGTGTGGGAAGATGAAGGTATGCTGGTTCCGGCAAACACCCTTTATCAGAACATCTCTATTGTCCGTCGTGGCCTGCGTGCCGTCGGTGAGACCGACCAAATCCTGGTCGCCACCGTACCGCGCAAAGGGTTTCAAATCGATAAAAGCGTTAGAATCACCCGCGTTGCGGCCGCTCAGGCTACTGAAGCGACCGATACTCTGCAGGGTGAAGATGAACTGGATGTGGAGTACGACACTGACGCCGGGCCAGAGTTGACGCCAGAAGATACTGCCCTTCCCGCCCGTACGGTAACGGTAAGTCAGCGCAGCAGACTGCCCTTCTTCGTTGGCATCATCGCCATGTTAGCGGCATTTTTCATTGGTGCGATCGGCACGAACGTTGTCTGGCACTTTAATGATACGAAGCCTTTCTTCGCTGGCTATACCTTCGTCGAGCAGGACAAAGGTTGCCACTTCTATACCACGGATGACAGCCACGATAACAAAAACAGTTATGCACGCTTTAAGGCGTTGATTCTGGGTTCTGGCCTCGATTGCGAAAAGTATCCCTGGGTGTATTTCCCGCTGTCACAAACGTCTCCCGGATTAGCCGTTCTTGTCTGTCGCAAGAATTACCTGAAATCAGCCGTTCCGGGTTGTATCACACTCTCTTTTCGTGGAGCAGGAAGTGAGTAA
- a CDS encoding acyl-homoserine-lactone synthase, translating to MNSFVEFFLLDRDKLPSGFATELYRLRNRTFRERLDWKVECSDGLEKDQFDNENTTYLLGMHGGEILCGARFIDATQPTMISEIFHEYFDNISLPTDIPCCEVSRLFLDKARRDSGNLRGMPASKALFLAMIIYCMKKQYRGMYAVASRGMYAIFRHANWKIDVIQKGLSEKGETIYYIFMPASESAVESIISKDKASHWLREILQQLRRM from the coding sequence ATGAACTCTTTTGTTGAGTTTTTTTTGCTTGATCGCGATAAGTTGCCGTCAGGTTTTGCCACTGAACTCTACCGGCTGCGAAACCGAACATTTCGTGAGCGACTCGACTGGAAAGTGGAATGTAGTGATGGCCTGGAAAAGGATCAATTTGATAACGAAAACACGACTTACCTTTTAGGCATGCATGGGGGAGAGATCCTGTGCGGCGCCCGATTTATCGACGCGACGCAACCGACGATGATCAGCGAAATATTCCATGAGTACTTTGATAATATCTCCCTCCCCACGGATATTCCCTGCTGCGAAGTGAGTCGCCTGTTTTTAGATAAAGCCAGACGTGATTCCGGAAACCTTCGCGGGATGCCCGCCAGTAAGGCGCTGTTCCTCGCGATGATCATCTATTGCATGAAAAAACAGTACCGGGGTATGTACGCCGTTGCCAGTCGCGGCATGTACGCCATCTTTCGTCATGCTAACTGGAAAATAGACGTGATTCAGAAAGGTCTCTCTGAGAAAGGTGAAACTATCTATTATATTTTTATGCCGGCAAGTGAAAGCGCGGTCGAAAGCATCATCAGCAAAGACAAGGCCAGCCACTGGCTCCGTGAGATACTTCAACAACTTCGGCGTATGTAA
- a CDS encoding TIGR00730 family Rossman fold protein, producing the protein MKSIGIFCGSSEGHSPVYMQAAREAGTFLAQAGLGIVYGGGRVGLMGAVADSALQHGGHVTGVMPVSLVEREIAHTGLTDLQVVENMHQRKDRMAALSSAFIALPGGAGTLEEIFEQWTWGQLGIHNKPCAFYNMNDFYQPLQVMVQKMADEGFMKQSYVDMLFFSDSLPEIVEYFATYTPPASKWTASQK; encoded by the coding sequence ATGAAGTCTATCGGTATTTTTTGCGGTTCATCTGAAGGCCATTCTCCGGTTTACATGCAGGCTGCTCGCGAAGCCGGAACCTTTCTGGCTCAGGCTGGACTGGGGATTGTTTATGGCGGTGGCCGGGTCGGATTGATGGGGGCCGTGGCGGATTCTGCTCTGCAACACGGTGGGCACGTGACGGGGGTGATGCCTGTATCTTTGGTTGAACGTGAAATTGCGCATACCGGGCTGACAGATTTGCAGGTCGTTGAAAATATGCACCAGCGTAAAGATCGCATGGCGGCGCTGTCTTCTGCTTTCATCGCCTTACCCGGCGGGGCGGGCACCCTGGAAGAGATTTTTGAGCAGTGGACGTGGGGGCAATTGGGTATTCATAACAAGCCCTGCGCGTTTTATAACATGAACGATTTTTATCAACCGTTGCAGGTTATGGTACAGAAGATGGCCGATGAAGGTTTTATGAAGCAGAGCTACGTGGATATGCTGTTTTTCTCCGATTCCTTGCCGGAAATTGTTGAGTATTTTGCGACGTACACGCCGCCCGCCTCCAAGTGGACGGCGAGCCAGAAATAA
- a CDS encoding LuxR family transcriptional regulator has protein sequence MYYSDEGINAVIQNELNAFIKDYKNIVYAYAIMNKKDPSQMQIINNNPEWFNIYLERKYQFIDPVIIRALSSVEDFFWENKVLLASGYSLTRIFSESSEHNIFQGQTFPLHDYQNNLVVLSIISQKDSGIEMETCRAHFMHFLIQLHQKTLDLYSKVHQKKNVFLSPRERQILKWVSAGKTYAEVSVILSIAERTVKFHMGNAMKKLGVNNARHAVKLGMELRLLDN, from the coding sequence ATGTATTACAGCGATGAAGGGATCAATGCGGTCATCCAGAATGAACTGAATGCGTTCATTAAGGACTACAAAAATATTGTGTATGCATATGCGATCATGAACAAGAAAGATCCCTCGCAAATGCAGATTATCAATAATAATCCTGAGTGGTTTAACATCTATCTCGAAAGAAAATATCAGTTTATTGACCCTGTTATTATCAGGGCATTAAGCAGCGTCGAAGATTTTTTCTGGGAGAACAAGGTCCTGCTGGCGAGCGGTTATAGCCTTACACGCATTTTCAGTGAAAGTTCCGAACACAATATTTTTCAGGGTCAGACGTTTCCCCTGCATGACTATCAGAATAATCTTGTCGTGTTGTCCATCATCAGCCAGAAAGATTCGGGTATTGAGATGGAAACCTGCCGTGCGCATTTCATGCATTTTCTTATTCAGTTACATCAGAAGACACTCGATCTCTACAGTAAAGTTCATCAGAAAAAGAACGTATTTTTGTCGCCGCGTGAACGACAGATTTTGAAATGGGTCAGTGCAGGTAAAACGTATGCGGAAGTCTCGGTAATTTTATCAATTGCAGAGCGAACCGTGAAATTTCATATGGGCAATGCGATGAAAAAGCTGGGCGTGAACAATGCCAGACATGCGGTAAAACTCGGCATGGAGCTCAGATTACTGGATAACTGA
- a CDS encoding GNAT family N-acetyltransferase has translation MEILEGRNKFYVNDAQGNQVAEIVFVPTGEHLSIIEHTDVDASLKGQGVGKQLVAKVVEKMRRENRKVIPLCPFAKHEFDKTREYDDIRA, from the coding sequence ATGGAAATACTGGAAGGCCGTAATAAATTCTATGTCAATGATGCGCAGGGGAATCAGGTCGCTGAAATTGTTTTTGTTCCGACCGGTGAACATTTAAGCATTATTGAGCATACTGATGTCGATGCCAGTCTGAAAGGACAAGGCGTCGGAAAACAACTGGTGGCGAAAGTGGTGGAAAAAATGCGCCGCGAGAATCGCAAAGTTATCCCCCTTTGTCCGTTTGCCAAACACGAGTTTGATAAAACGCGCGAGTATGACGATATTCGGGCCTGA
- the yjdI gene encoding 4Fe-4S mono-cluster protein YjdI translates to MDKQLEDAGYRVYTGEKIDVYFNTAICQHSGNCVRGSAKLFDLKRKPWIMPDEVDVSTVTRVIDTCPSGALQYRRK, encoded by the coding sequence ATGGATAAGCAACTTGAGGATGCGGGTTATCGCGTCTATACCGGCGAGAAAATTGATGTCTACTTCAATACGGCGATTTGCCAGCACTCCGGAAATTGTGTTCGCGGTAGCGCTAAACTTTTCGATCTGAAGCGCAAACCGTGGATTATGCCTGATGAGGTTGATGTTTCAACGGTTACCAGGGTCATCGATACCTGCCCAAGCGGGGCGCTGCAATATCGTCGTAAATAA